One Thunnus thynnus chromosome 21, fThuThy2.1, whole genome shotgun sequence DNA segment encodes these proteins:
- the neurod6a gene encoding neurogenic differentiation factor 6-A: protein MLTLPFDEPSSNQTSSPFRTSWATNQIIKSVKPDPGRALQDTLKSGREDEERHGAEEEEQEEEEGDLRRRGSRKKKLSQARQDRVRLRRIEANARERNRMHGLNNALDSLRKVVPCYSKTQKLSKIETLRLAKNYIWALGEILSTGKRPDLLTFAQTLCKGLSQPTTNLVAGCLQLNTHSFISESGGEALSLYPAYHHHRAEGVGSSSVDSSRPLCPFSSFCSPYDTLYDSPSPDCSSPLDAGTLSPPINFNGIFSLKHEEPVDYRSCHYGLRCCSISQSSSTDIGPYDIHLRGQFYHVQEELNKPFRN, encoded by the coding sequence ATGTTGACTTTGCCATTTGACGAGCCGTCCTCTAACCAGACCAGCAGTCCTTTCAGGACCAGCTGGGCCACCAACCAAATAATAaaatcagtgaagccagatcCTGGCAGAGCCTTGCAGGACACGCTTAAGTCCGGgagagaggatgaagagaggcatggtgcagaggaggaggaacaggaggaggaggaaggcgaTCTGAGAAGAAGGGGTTCTCGTAAAAAGAAGCTGAGCCAGGCCCGGCAGGACCGGGTTCGGCTGCGGCGCATTGAGGCCAATGCGCGGGAAAGGAACCGGATGCACGGTCTGAACAACGCACTGGACAGCCTGAGGAAAGTGGTTCCATGCTACTCAAAGACGCAGAAGCTGTCTAAAATAGAGACGCTCCGTTTGGCCAAGAATTACATCTGGGCCCTTGGTGAGATCCTGAGCACTGGGAAAAGGCCGGACCTGCTCACTTTCGCTCAGACTCTGTGCAAGGGTCTTTCCCAGCCCACCACTAATCTGGTGGCCGGTTGTTTGCAGCTCAACACCCACAGCTTCATCTCAGAGTCTGGTGGGGAGGCATTGTCCCTCTACCCAGCCTATCACCACCACAGAGCTGAGGGAGTGGGCTCCAGCTCGGTGGACAGCAGCAGGCCCCTGTGTCCTTTCAGCTCCTTCTGCAGCCCCTACGACACTCTGTACGACAGCCCTTCTCCAGACTGCTCCAGCCCTCTGGATGCAGGGACCCTCAGCCCTCCCATCAACTTCAATGGCATTTTTTCCCTGAAACACGAGGAACCGGTGGACTATCGGAGCTGTCACTATGGTCTCCGCTGCTGCTCTATCAGCCAGAGCTCCTCCACAGACATCGGCCCGTATGACATCCATCTCCGGGGCCAGTTTTATCACGTGCAGGAGGAATTAAACAAGCCTTTCCGTAATTAA